ACCTTTTTATCCTTCTTTCTAATTCCTGAGCTTCTTTGAGGGTTCCTGTTGAAAATATTTTCTCAAGTTTCCAATCTCCTATTCGTTTCGTTGTGTGAGTTTTTCCACGAGCGTGTTCTTTTATTCTTCTCGAGAGATCAATTGTACTTCCTACATACCACCTCTCTCCCCTCAGAATATAAACAAATGCCATTTTAAAAATACAAATTTTGGTGGGTAAGGTGGGGGTTGAACCCACGACCAATGGCTTAAGAGGCCACTGCTCTACCACTGAGCTACTTACCCGAAAAATGAAAAGAACAATTCTCCCTATCTCCACGACCAACTCCGCTTTAGCGGAGCTGCTCTTTGACTGAGCTACTTACCCGAAAAATGAAAAGAACAATTCTCCCTATCTCCACGACCAACTCCGCTTTAGCGGAGCTGAGCTACTTACCCGCGTATAAGCTTCGGAAGTCTATACAATTTTTATTTTTCAATCAATATCTAAAGCTTAGCGCACTGCCAAAGATTCCCCAGCATATTCAATTCTTTTTGGCAGAATGGAAAGACTTTTGGAGTCTTTTTTTGATTGTACGTATCCGGCATTGATTGCTCTGATGCCATTTTTGGAACAAATTGCTAAAACCTTTTCGACATCATTCGGGGAGATGTACATGGCAAATCCAACACCCATATTAAAAGTGCCATACATTTCTGTATCATCCAGACTTGATTTTTTTTGGATAAAATCAAACACCGGCAATGGCTCAAAAATATTTTCAATAATATACGCAAATGGCTGAGTAGCTCTCATGATTTTTCTGAGACCATGACCGGTAATATGCGACATGTAATGGAGATGAATATTACTTGCCACACAATCTTTCAAAACTGGCACATAAATAATGGTTTCATCTAAAACGGCCTCGCCAAACATTCGACCATCAGAAAGCCGTGTTTCATACCCTTCTGATGTTTCGGAAGCAATTTTACGGCACAAACTCGCACCATTTGCATGTATACCCGAACTTTCTAAGAGAATGATTCTGTCTCCATCCTGTAAGTTTGAAGAGCGAATGAGATGGTCTTTGTTCTGAATAATCCCGGTAGCAGAACCCGAAAGTAAAACGGTATTCTCCTCAATAATTCCTTGGAGTGTCGGAGTTTCTCCTCCAGCCCAAACTGCCGAAGAAAGATTGCAGCCTTTTTTCCACCCTGCTATGAGATCATTTTGTCTTTGGGTATCCTCAAACCAATGCGAATCGCCGACAGCAAGGTGCATTGCGAGAGAAATAGGCAGTGCGCCCGTAGTTATCAAATCGTTAATGATCGCACCTACTGTATCAACGGCGATGGTATCATAATAAGATTTCCCTGTTATTTTATACATGGCGTCTGCGATCAGATTTTTTGTTCCCAGAGTTTCTTCCACATGAGCTATATATACTCCATTCATTTCCACTAAAAAAGCGCTCTCTCCACGACTTTCGGGAAGTTCCTTCAAGTGGAGATAATCAATATTGCCATCTGTTTGAGCAGCAGCTTTTTGAGCCGCTATTTTAAATGGATCCAGCAAATCGTAATGAACACCACTTCCTTTGTAATCAATCTTTTTTGTCATAGGAATTGAAAAATGACAGATCTTCGCTTCGTTATTATGGAGAAAGCGGGTTCTTTGTCCAGATGAAATTTTGAGAAAGTTCAGCTAAAAAATCCCCTGACAACGATCTTCTGTTAGCAGAAGTTTTTTGAAAAAGAAGAATATGTTTTTTTGTTGTAATACAGACATTTTATGATATTTTAATGATCTAAAAAATAGGGCTTGTATTATCCAAATAGAAATTTTTATTGACAATTCTGGAAAAACAATTATGCTCAAAGCAGCATTAATATTCTCCTTTTTCAAAAAAATGCTTCCGATACGTAACATTACTTGCAAGCTTATTGTAGCAGTTCGAGTCCTCTATAAGGCGCGGCGCGAGAAATGATGCTAAAAAAGTAATGTGAATTTTCTCTCGCCTCCTAATAAAAAATAAGAGGCGTTTTTTGTTTTTTAAGATTAATATGGATAATACTGCGTTAGAACATAGTCGAGCATCCGAACTGGAAGAAGCAAATCCCCTTGATCAAGCGAGTCAATATCAATTTGCCGACAGGTTAAGGGATTTTGCTGACACTGTGGCAAGTTCAACTGCAGATGCTGAACAAGAGAGACAGAGATTAATGACAATAATTGAAGGTGTATGTCATATACGAAGACTTGTGCTCTCTACTATACAAAGGATAAAAACAGATGCTGATGAATCCAAAGATGAAATAGCTGAACTCACAGCAGTGGCACAAATTAATTTATCGGGAAAAGATGCGGAATTCGCACAAACGCTCAGCGACTTTCATAATATGGCTGTAGCAGTACCAATCGAAACATGGGAAAGAGAAAAGCAGGAGTTATGCAATTTATTGGATAAAGAAAACTTGCAAAGACTTTTTCCTCTCCTTGAAGAAGATCCACTTGCTGCGGCTGAGGCCTTAAGGCAGGAACTTGATACCAAAAATATAAAAGATCAAATGATGCGGTTATTGGACTTGTCAGGTATAAGTATGTCAGAAGTGTTAGATAAACAATTGGCTGAATTAATTGATGTTGATACAAGACAACGAAATGTGTCTTATGAACTCGGCGAAATTTTGAATGGAGAGGATCCTAAGAAGACGCAGGAAAGAACAAAAGCTTTGTTATTGCTCGGTCCTGTTGAAGAGAAAATATTAGAACTAGAAGAAAAATCAAAAATAATTGATGAGCTTTTAGCAGCCATAAATGAAGGATCGTATTTGGAAACAACTTCTGAATTTGCAAATCTCCCTCTCTTTCAGGAAGATGTAAAAAAATATTTGCAACGAATCTTAGCAGAAAGGAATGAGTTCTTACAGCTTCTAGAATTATTCTTACCTAAGGTAGATCCTGCTGATTCATCAACAGAGATAGTTTCTCAAAAAGCAAAACTCTTGAATGAAATTTGTGATCTAGCTGATGCGGCTTTTATCCAATTATGGGGAGCTATTAGAAAGGGGAAGTTTCCGGAAGATCATGTAAATGCAATGGTACGTTTACTATCTCATGAAACCAGAGCTTTGATGTATGATCTTGAAGGAAGGAAATTTTTCACTAGTGACGGCGCTGATTTGGTGGATAGAGTTAGAAATTTACAAAATGCGTCAGCCTTAGAGATTAGTCAACTTACGGAAAAAGGAAAAATAAATGCAGAACATCCACTTGCCGATGCGATGCGAGAGTTTTATTTAATGGATACTTCAGAAAAAATAGAAACAACCGCTGAAGGTGCATCAGTTCCGTTGGCATCATTAGATCGCGATCAATTGGAAAAACTTGCAGCTACAGATTCTGAAGCTTTGCAATACCTTGTACCAGTATATCAAGAGTACGGTCCTGTAGTAATGAATTTCTCAGATTACACCGAGGAAAATACAGGAAGACAAAGACTCGCCTCAAATTGTGCAGGAATATTACTTTCTTCAGAAACCGAGGAAGCGCTAGACGAACTACTTGAGAATGAAAAGATGTTGAAAGATGACAGAATTAGTACATTTTGTAGAGAGTTTATTAATATGCAATTAGCAGTTGTGGAGGGAGTTAGAGATGTGGCAGATTCTGAAATTTTTGCTGATGTTGATGTTAAGCGCTTAACCGAACTGGAAGAATCCTTGGCAGGAAAATTATCTCTATTACCTCAGATAATTACAAATACTGTTACTGCTGTTTCTTATAATGATCCTGATGGATTAGAAGAAGAGAGTTTTCCAGTATTAACTGTGTCTGCTTCGTCTCTAGAAATCGTCACTCAAGGCATCTCAAAAAACAAAGCAAGACGAGCTAGAAGACCATCATCAACAGTTCCACAAGAAGAAGCAATCCAGAGAATGTGTCGTGTTGAGTCTCTCAAAATTCAGGGATTAAGTGAACCTGCAGCATTTTTATTAGATAGATTAACAGAAGGAAGACTCATAAAGTTGCCTGCTAGTAAGGGGACAGCGAGGTCGCGAGGAGAGGCGATAAGATCGCAAGTTGCTCAACAATTACAAAAACCCGCTAAACCAGATGCCATAAAATTATGGCAAGAAATAAAGGATTTTCTTGATAAGTCTACGAAAAGGAAGAGGCATAAATAATGCGAAATTCATAGATCGCAAGGCATTTTGTGTGAAAGTATCAATATTATAGAAAGTGTCGACGAGGTTCGTCGACAGAATCGTCAATAGGATTTTTTTGCGAAATCATAAAAAAATTCTCAGAAGAGACGATATAAATTGTTTTTTTAGTGTGTATGTGTATTTCATATTAATTTATACAAAAATATTGAAAAAATAATTTGTTATGTATATAATATACATGCTTTTATATAAATTTATGAGACTCATTCAAATTCGTATTCCAGATGTTGATAAAGAGGCTGTTGAAAAAATTCTCGAATTTTTGGGGATTGATTTGCCAACCGCAATTCGCATGTATCTGAAAAAAATTATACGATCAAAGAGTATTCCATTTTCACTTCGTGCTGATGAAGATCATTTTACTGAGGCTGAAATTGAAGAAATTTTAAGACGAGAAAAAGAAGCAGACCAAGGAAAAAATATCAGTCCAGAATTCTCATCTGCAAAGGAGGCGATACAGTATCTTGATAACGATATATGCTTGAAAGAAAAGTTATCTACCACAAAGAATTCAAGAAAAGCTTCTCCAGACTCAGTGAGAAGGAGAAAGTAAAAGTTCGAAAAACCATAAAACTCCTTCTGATAAACCCATTCCATGAAAAGCTCAGAAATCATTCTTTGACTGTTTCGAGA
The genomic region above belongs to Candidatus Peregrinibacteria bacterium and contains:
- a CDS encoding type II toxin-antitoxin system RelB/DinJ family antitoxin encodes the protein MRLIQIRIPDVDKEAVEKILEFLGIDLPTAIRMYLKKIIRSKSIPFSLRADEDHFTEAEIEEILRREKEADQGKNISPEFSSAKEAIQYLDNDICLKEKLSTTKNSRKASPDSVRRRK
- a CDS encoding GIY-YIG nuclease family protein, producing the protein MAFVYILRGERWYVGSTIDLSRRIKEHARGKTHTTKRIGDWKLEKIFSTGTLKEAQELERRIKRSGHIERWIHAQF
- a CDS encoding type II toxin-antitoxin system YafQ family toxin: MLERKVIYHKEFKKSFSRLSEKEKVKVRKTIKLLLINPFHEKLRNHSLTVSRLFGKRSISPGYDLRIIFREESNYRKILFLDVGSHSKVY
- a CDS encoding phosphoribosylformylglycinamidine cyclo-ligase, encoding MTKKIDYKGSGVHYDLLDPFKIAAQKAAAQTDGNIDYLHLKELPESRGESAFLVEMNGVYIAHVEETLGTKNLIADAMYKITGKSYYDTIAVDTVGAIINDLITTGALPISLAMHLAVGDSHWFEDTQRQNDLIAGWKKGCNLSSAVWAGGETPTLQGIIEENTVLLSGSATGIIQNKDHLIRSSNLQDGDRIILLESSGIHANGASLCRKIASETSEGYETRLSDGRMFGEAVLDETIIYVPVLKDCVASNIHLHYMSHITGHGLRKIMRATQPFAYIIENIFEPLPVFDFIQKKSSLDDTEMYGTFNMGVGFAMYISPNDVEKVLAICSKNGIRAINAGYVQSKKDSKSLSILPKRIEYAGESLAVR